In a single window of the Stigmatopora nigra isolate UIUO_SnigA chromosome 7, RoL_Snig_1.1, whole genome shotgun sequence genome:
- the LOC144199433 gene encoding uncharacterized protein LOC144199433, whose amino-acid sequence MDKDKRNDMPEHSSWMGMHQFLGDLLVSSGSSAKEQSDVLNVWTMLGGGSLQQPRPIHKSERNLRHVCTCLGCSLSSSLLAPSEAPKESDSLSDTATTGTTHLVAPAAGCPEAGGSSEDGPADPETPLSRLSSLNRLSSALTHARHHFQQQCHSVGSRLPCPVPPFPCLASLQSHLLQRDPEEQDATPHSCMHCAASFARPSQLLQHQRTEHALEPTGFLCTECGRTFNSHSNLRIHLHVHTGARPYTCSECGKGFSQSGALKIHRRIHTGERPYSCGFCGRSFPHLAGVRAHQRIHTGEKPYRCIHCGKCFTQSGALKIHTRIHTGEKPFSCEICGKAFSNRSGVRFHYQTVHGLNPESTGFTGVPLGRPRTYPPATDAVAPRTGSPPGFTQLAQGLTDVESSRLAYVCEDCGLRFKDAPTRNKHQATVHYSADEVTPKEGSTNEGVPLDEGD is encoded by the exons GATGGGAATGCATCAGTTCCTCGGTGACCTCCTGGTGTCATCTGGAAGCTCAGCGAAGGAGCAATCCGACGTCCTGAATGTGTGGACCATGTTAGGAGGGGGATCGCTCCAACAACCTCGGCCAATCCACAAGAGCGAGCGAA ATTTGCGCCATGTCTGCACCTGTCTGGGCTGCTCTCTCTCCTCATCCTTACTTGCGCCCTCGGAGGCTCCAAAAGAGAGCGACTCCCTCTCGGACACGGCCACCACAGGCACTACACACCTTGTCGCCCCCGCCGCCGGCTGCCCAGAAGCGGGGGGCTCCTCCGAGGACGGCCCCGCCGACCCGGAAACCCCGCTATCCCGACTGTCCTCCTTAAACCGCCTCTCCTCCGCGTTGACTCACGCACGCCACCACTTTCAGCAACAGTGCCACTCTGTCGGCAGCCGCCTGCCGTGCCCAGTGCCCCCTTTCCCTTGCCTGGCGTCCCTCCAGTCCCACCTGCTCCAGCGCGATCCCGAAGAACAGGACGCCACGCCACACTCTTGCATGCACTGCGCCGCTTCCTTCGCCAGACCATCGCAGCTACTGCAGCACCAGCGCACCGAACACGCCCTCGAGCCCACCGGCTTCTTATGCACGGAGTGCGGTCGGACCTTCAACTCGCACAGCAACTTGCGCATCCACCTCCACGTACACACGGGGGCCCGACCGTACACCTGTTCCGAATGCGGAAAGGGTTTCAGCCAATCGGGCGCCCTCAAGATCCACAGGAGGATACACACGGGCGAGCGGCCGTATTCCTGCGGCTTCTGCGGGAGGAGCTTCCCCCATCTGGCGGGGGTCCGAGCCCACCAAAGGATCCACACGGGGGAAAAGCCGTACCGCTGTATCCACTGCGGTAAGTGCTTCACTCAATCTGGAGCGCTGAAGATTCACACCCGCATCCACACCGGAGAGAAGCCATTCTCGTGTGAAATATGCGGGAAAGCCTTTTCCAACCGCTCGGGCGTCCGCTTTCACTACCAAACGGTTCACGGTCTAAACCCAGAGTCGACAGGATTCACGGGGGTGCCGCTGGGGCGACCTCGCACTTACCCACCCGCTACTGACGCGGTAGCCCCTCGAACCGGGAGTCCGCCCGGATTTACCCAGCTGGCGCAGGGTCTGACCGATGTAGAAAGCAGTAGACTCGCGTATGTCTGTGAGGACTGTGGTCTGCGTTTTAAAGACGCACCTACCCGGAATAAACATCAGGCTACAGTCCACTACTCTGCGGACGAAGTGACCCCTAAAGAAGGAAGCACGAATGAGGGAGTGCCCCTCGATGAGGGTGACTAA
- the LOC144199429 gene encoding discoidin, CUB and LCCL domain-containing protein 1 isoform X1: MTSIFVGYFLVFCTFSARVLSQEGDGCGHTVLGSESGTLASQNYPGTYPSNTWCKWKLRVQEGRTLHLLFGDFDIESSSSCSNGSLIITDRNGDSVLGPVCGKLNASQKNMSLASEEVTVTFKSGSHRSGRGFLLSYATDLYPDLVSCLQRGSHFSGPRLSVYCPAGCKNVTGEVWGGPDRGYRDTSVLCKSAVHAGATSDNVGGRVSVSRGKSLTLYESTFSNGILTKTGSLSEKKLMFSQDCNDILAVYGLNASSFGNQESHEHKLSWSNRNLHFEHKEIVWTAKRDDQSPWVELGLSDKSMITGVITTGSTENHITSYILLFSKDRKNWKVYKDAVSREEKVFESYADGHSRVLNSLFPSATARFIRVSPRGWLGQASAQLQILGCPVKVTSRSRSPTEFTPSKDYPPSPNNTWPTIGPVLVESRQSVSQAVIIAVGVVSGLIMCFGCLLAGVWWRRRKKASQLKYSMPTTGCQNFQVKALSCASSELISYPLERNIHDDLPSPPLNDYAQPAIGQKTGSTFRPASDEGYTVPFTFNHYDSPGSLPEYAEPLPPEPEYATPFGEQECATSTLGTALRPPTSTSAGSHGTYDCPSHRMLDNGYCTPAIRGNTPRPASTVYAEPKSCYSLLQKYDQPL; encoded by the exons ATGACATCAATTTTTGTTGGATACTTCCTTGTATTTTGCACTTTTTCTGCACGTGTCCTCAGCCAAGAGG GTGATGGCTGTGGACATACAGTTCTGGGATCAGAGTCTGGTACTTTGGCGTCACAGAACTACCCGGGAACATATCCAAGTAATACCTGGTGCAAGTGGAAACTCCGTGTCCAAGAAGGGCGCACATTACACCTTCTTTTTGGCGATTTTGACATTGAGAGCAGTTCCAGTTGCAGCAACGGCTCTCTCATCATCACTGATAGAAATGGAGATTCCGTCTTAG GTCCGGTGTGTGGGAAGCTAAATGCATCACAAAAGAATATGTCCCTTGCTAGTGAGGAAGTGACAGTTACCTTCAAGTCCGGCTCACATCGATCTGGACGAGGGTTTTTACTCTCCTACGCCACAGATCTTTATCCAG ATCTGGTTTCTTGTTTACAACGAGGGTCTCATTTTAGCGGGCCACGTTTGAG TGTTTACTGTCCTGCCGGGTGTAAGAACGTGACAGGAGAGGTTTGGGGAGGTCCCGATCGGGGCTACCGGGAT ACGTCGGTGCTGTGTAAGTCCGCAGTACACGCCGGAGCGACGTCCGACAATGTCGGGGGTCGTGTGAGTGTGAGCCGTGGGAAGAGCCTCACGCTCTATGAGTCCACCTTTTCCAATGGGATCCTTACTAAAAC AGGGTCGTTATCTGAAAAGAAGCTGATGTTTTCTCAAG ATTGTAACGATATCCTGGCGGTGTACGGTTTAAACGCCTCGTCTTTTGGGAACCAAGAGAGCCATGAGCATAAATTGTCCTGGTCCAATAGAAACCTGCATTTTGAACACAAAGAGATTGTCTGGACCGCAAAGCGGGATGATCAATCGCCCTGGGTGGAACTTGGACTCTCTGATAAAAGTATGATCACAg GTGTCATCACAACCGGATCCACAGAGAACCACATCACATCTTACATCCTTCTTTTCAGTAAAGACCGAAAGAACTGGAAAGTGTACAAAGATGCAGTCAGCAGAGAAGAAAAG GTGTTTGAGTCCTACGCCGATGGTCACTCGAGGGTACTCAACAGCCTTTTCCCCTCGGCCACGGCTCGTTTTATCCGCGTGAGCCCTCGGGGATGGCTCGGCCAGGCTTCGGCTCAGCTCCAAATCCTCGGCTGCCCCGTCAAGGTCACGTCAAGGTCTCGCTCACCTACAG AATTTACGCCCAGCAAAGATTACCCCCCGTCTCCCAACAACACCTGGCCAACGATTGGTCCAGTTCTAGTGGAGTCCAGGCAGA GTGTCAGTCAAGCAGTCATCATCGCAGTGGGCGTGGTTTCGGGGCTGATCATGTGTTTTGGGTGCTTGTTAGCTGGAGTCTGGTGGAGGAGAAG GAAAAAAGCTTCCCAATTGAAGTACTCCATGCCAACAA CAGGTTGCCAGAATTTCCAGGTGAAGGCGCTCTCATGTGCTTCGTCAGAACTCATCTCCTACCCTCTGGAGCGAAATATCCACGATGACCTACCTAGCCCTCCGCTCAATG aCTACGCTCAACCCGCAATTGGACAGAAGACGGGTTCTACATTTCGTCCTGCCTCGGACGAAGGCTACACTGTCCCCTTCACGTTCAACCACTACGACTCCCCAGGATCCCTCCCAGAGTACGCAGAGCCTCTCCCGCCAGAACCCGAATACGCCACGCCCTTCGGAGAGCAGGAATGTGCAACCTCGACGTTGGGTACCGCACTCAGGCCTCCTACGTCGACATCTGCTGGCTCACACGGGACTTACGACTGCCCGTCCCACAGGATGCTGGACAATGGCTATTGCACTCCAGCTATACGTGGCAACACGCCACGACCCGCCAGCACCGTCTATGCCGAGCCCAAGTCGTGCTACTCTTTACTGCAGAAGTATGACCAACCTTTATGA
- the LOC144199429 gene encoding discoidin, CUB and LCCL domain-containing protein 1 isoform X2 — translation MTSIFVGYFLVFCTFSARVLSQEGDGCGHTVLGSESGTLASQNYPGTYPSNTWCKWKLRVQEGRTLHLLFGDFDIESSSSCSNGSLIITDRNGDSVLGPVCGKLNASQKNMSLASEEVTVTFKSGSHRSGRGFLLSYATDLYPDLVSCLQRGSHFSGPRLSVYCPAGCKNVTGEVWGGPDRGYRDTSVLCKSAVHAGATSDNVGGRVSVSRGKSLTLYESTFSNGILTKTGSLSEKKLMFSQDCNDILAVYGLNASSFGNQESHEHKLSWSNRNLHFEHKEIVWTAKRDDQSPWVELGLSDKSMITGVITTGSTENHITSYILLFSKDRKNWKVYKDAVSREEKVFESYADGHSRVLNSLFPSATARFIRVSPRGWLGQASAQLQILGCPVKVTSRSRSPTEFTPSKDYPPSPNNTWPTIGPVLVESRQSVSQAVIIAVGVVSGLIMCFGCLLAGVWWRRRKKASQLKYSMPTSCQNFQVKALSCASSELISYPLERNIHDDLPSPPLNDYAQPAIGQKTGSTFRPASDEGYTVPFTFNHYDSPGSLPEYAEPLPPEPEYATPFGEQECATSTLGTALRPPTSTSAGSHGTYDCPSHRMLDNGYCTPAIRGNTPRPASTVYAEPKSCYSLLQKYDQPL, via the exons ATGACATCAATTTTTGTTGGATACTTCCTTGTATTTTGCACTTTTTCTGCACGTGTCCTCAGCCAAGAGG GTGATGGCTGTGGACATACAGTTCTGGGATCAGAGTCTGGTACTTTGGCGTCACAGAACTACCCGGGAACATATCCAAGTAATACCTGGTGCAAGTGGAAACTCCGTGTCCAAGAAGGGCGCACATTACACCTTCTTTTTGGCGATTTTGACATTGAGAGCAGTTCCAGTTGCAGCAACGGCTCTCTCATCATCACTGATAGAAATGGAGATTCCGTCTTAG GTCCGGTGTGTGGGAAGCTAAATGCATCACAAAAGAATATGTCCCTTGCTAGTGAGGAAGTGACAGTTACCTTCAAGTCCGGCTCACATCGATCTGGACGAGGGTTTTTACTCTCCTACGCCACAGATCTTTATCCAG ATCTGGTTTCTTGTTTACAACGAGGGTCTCATTTTAGCGGGCCACGTTTGAG TGTTTACTGTCCTGCCGGGTGTAAGAACGTGACAGGAGAGGTTTGGGGAGGTCCCGATCGGGGCTACCGGGAT ACGTCGGTGCTGTGTAAGTCCGCAGTACACGCCGGAGCGACGTCCGACAATGTCGGGGGTCGTGTGAGTGTGAGCCGTGGGAAGAGCCTCACGCTCTATGAGTCCACCTTTTCCAATGGGATCCTTACTAAAAC AGGGTCGTTATCTGAAAAGAAGCTGATGTTTTCTCAAG ATTGTAACGATATCCTGGCGGTGTACGGTTTAAACGCCTCGTCTTTTGGGAACCAAGAGAGCCATGAGCATAAATTGTCCTGGTCCAATAGAAACCTGCATTTTGAACACAAAGAGATTGTCTGGACCGCAAAGCGGGATGATCAATCGCCCTGGGTGGAACTTGGACTCTCTGATAAAAGTATGATCACAg GTGTCATCACAACCGGATCCACAGAGAACCACATCACATCTTACATCCTTCTTTTCAGTAAAGACCGAAAGAACTGGAAAGTGTACAAAGATGCAGTCAGCAGAGAAGAAAAG GTGTTTGAGTCCTACGCCGATGGTCACTCGAGGGTACTCAACAGCCTTTTCCCCTCGGCCACGGCTCGTTTTATCCGCGTGAGCCCTCGGGGATGGCTCGGCCAGGCTTCGGCTCAGCTCCAAATCCTCGGCTGCCCCGTCAAGGTCACGTCAAGGTCTCGCTCACCTACAG AATTTACGCCCAGCAAAGATTACCCCCCGTCTCCCAACAACACCTGGCCAACGATTGGTCCAGTTCTAGTGGAGTCCAGGCAGA GTGTCAGTCAAGCAGTCATCATCGCAGTGGGCGTGGTTTCGGGGCTGATCATGTGTTTTGGGTGCTTGTTAGCTGGAGTCTGGTGGAGGAGAAG GAAAAAAGCTTCCCAATTGAAGTACTCCATGCCAACAA GTTGCCAGAATTTCCAGGTGAAGGCGCTCTCATGTGCTTCGTCAGAACTCATCTCCTACCCTCTGGAGCGAAATATCCACGATGACCTACCTAGCCCTCCGCTCAATG aCTACGCTCAACCCGCAATTGGACAGAAGACGGGTTCTACATTTCGTCCTGCCTCGGACGAAGGCTACACTGTCCCCTTCACGTTCAACCACTACGACTCCCCAGGATCCCTCCCAGAGTACGCAGAGCCTCTCCCGCCAGAACCCGAATACGCCACGCCCTTCGGAGAGCAGGAATGTGCAACCTCGACGTTGGGTACCGCACTCAGGCCTCCTACGTCGACATCTGCTGGCTCACACGGGACTTACGACTGCCCGTCCCACAGGATGCTGGACAATGGCTATTGCACTCCAGCTATACGTGGCAACACGCCACGACCCGCCAGCACCGTCTATGCCGAGCCCAAGTCGTGCTACTCTTTACTGCAGAAGTATGACCAACCTTTATGA